The stretch of DNA CCGCCTATCAGGGCATTGAGATGGTAGGTATTACAGCTGGCGAGGCGGACGAGCCCAAGCAAACCCTTCGTAAGGCGATTAAAAATATTATCTGGCGCATTCTGATTTTCTATGTTGGAGCCATCTTTGTGATCGTGACGATTTATCCATGGAACCAGGTGGGTGAGATCGGAAGCCCGTTTGTGCTTACCTTTTCTAAGGTCGGCATCCTTGCTGCAGCGGGGATCATCAATTTCGTGGTCCTTACAGCTGCCATGTCAGGCTGCAACAGCGGGATTTACAGTGCAGGCAGAATGCTGTTCACCCTAGCCAAGAATGGACAGGCTCCGAAGTTCTTTGGCAAGGTTTCAAAGAGCGGTGTGCCTCGGAACAGCATCCTTACGACCATTGCCCTGCTGCTGATCGGCGTGCTGTTCAACTATATTGCGCCTGATTCAAAGCTGTTCCTGTATATTTACAGTGCGAGCATCCTTCCAGGCATGGTGCCTTGGTTTGCTCTTGTGATCAGTCAGTTCAAGTTCAGAAGAAGATGGAAGGATCAGATGGACGCGCATCCGTTCAAATCCCGATTTTTCCCGGTCAGCAACTATATCACCATCGTGTTTTTGGCTTTCGTCATTCTCGGCATGTGGTTCAACCCGGACACTCGATTGTCTTTAATTGTCGGAGCTTCCTTTATGGCGATTGTCATCGTGGGATATTTTGTTTTTGGATTATACAAACGACCGTATAATAAGGACGAACAACAAACGGAATAAAGACAAACCATTGATTCTTGGGCGACTTCAGGGCAATCCTGGAGCCGCTTATTTTTTACATGCTAATCAGCGCAATGTGAATTAACAATTAATAGAATTTAAGGGCTGAATGGGGCAAAATTTAGTTCGAATGTAGGATTTAGAAGTTAGCATCATAATTCGTCTACTCCTTAACGAAGCAGTTATGTTAACATGATGAATATTCTTAGGCGTCGGGGGACGATCATGTTGAATCTCTTTTCCTTTGTGCAAAAGTGGTTTGGTCAGCTTCATTTTAAGAGTAAGGTTATTGTCCTGTTTCTTCCGCTCATTATCCTCTCACTGCTGATTCTCGGCATCTGGTCCAGCCAGATCTTCAGCCGCTCCTTGATCGAGCGAACGACCAGTAATGTTGCGGATGAATCTCAGCTCATTTTGTCGCGGACCGATTATATTTTCAGCAGCGTGGAGACGGCATCGAACATTATGGTCACTAACATCAACCGGCTTTACGAATCAAGCAGCCTATCATCTCAAGACTCTTCTGTTGCGAGGATTCGGTTCGGCAATCTCATGCAGAGCCGTCTATCCATCGATGTATCGATTTTCCGAGAAGTCGATGGCGCAGTATTTGTCGATACGGAAGGAACCATTTATTCTTCGTACGATGAGAAAGGGGACAAGCACCGGATATGGAATAAGGTGTTATTGAATAAAGACACGGATAGTTATGGAACCGCTTCCTGGATGGGGATGGAGCAGAGGGATTATCTTACGCCGGATCAGAACTCTCCGATTTTGACTTTACGGAAGACCGTCATTAACATCGATACGGGTGAACCCTACGGCACGCTGTTCCTTATGGTGAAAGAGAAACGATTGTCAGCTTATTTGCATTCCGGCGATTCATCGGCCCCGAAGGCGTATTATTTTCTTGATCATGACAACCAGATTGTAGTTGCAGCAGATCGGGACACATTAATGCGGCCTGCAGATGCTGGTCTCGCTGAAGCGATGCAGCAGTGCAGGTTGGAATTGTCGCAGAGTACTTGCTCAATCAAGGATAACGGTAATTTGATTACTGTAATGAATTATGATCGAATGGGCTGGAAATTGGTGAACGTGGTTTCGCTCAGCTTGCTTACGGCTGATGTGCGGCAAAATGTCAGATTGATGATATGGATCGGCCTGTTCTGTCTTGTATTCTCTCTGTTTGGAGCAAGCTTCCTCTCCCGAATGGTCGTGAGCCCGCTCGAACAGTTGGCGAGGGCCATGCGTAAGGTCGTTAATGGGGATATTCACACGGTTGCACCTGTGCGAACGAAGGATGAGATTGGCATGATTGGCGAAGCCTTTAATTTTATGGTAGGACGGGTTCGGGAGCTGCTGGATGCTGTCAGGCAAGAGCAGAACCACAAGCGGGAGTATGAACTCGCACTGATGAGCGCTCAGATCAAGCCGCATTTTCTATACAATACGCTGGATACGATCTATGCACTGAACGAACTGGAACGATATGATGAGGCCAAGGATACGACCAAAGCGCTTGCGGACTTTTATAGAATGGCGCTGAATAAAGGAAGAGAGCTGGTCATTTTAGAGCAGGAGGTCCGGATAACTGATGATTACTTGTCCATTCTGCAGGTTCGTTATCCGGATGTATTTCGTTATGAGATAGATATTCCGCCGGAGCTTACCGGAACGCCGATCCCTAAGCTGTCCCTTCAGCCTATAGTCGAGAACGCGATTTACCACGGTCTGAAGGAGAAAGGGGTCAAAGGGATTATTCGAATCTCTGCCTTTACTCAGGACTACAAGGTGATCGTGCGTGTGGAGGACAATGGAGTAGGAATGAACGAGGAGAAGGTGAAAGCCATTATGTCGAGGCATCTGCATGAGGAAGGGGCACGCTCGATCGGAACTTATAGTGTGCAGAGGCGGCTTAGCCTGTATTTTGGCGAGGAATATGGGCTTACGGTATATAGTGCTGTAGGAGAAGGAACACGGGTGGACCTGTCTCTGCCCATGCAGAACATAGGGAGTGAACCAGAAGATGTATCGAGTAATGATTGTTGATGATGAGCCGCTGTTCCGCGACTTTCTTCGGATTAAGATGGATTGGGAAAGCCTAGGCTTTCAGGTGTGCTGCGAAGCAAGGAATGGTCAAGAGGCTCTGTTGGAAGCTGAGAAGCATAAGCCGCATTTGGCGCTGGTTGACATTAACATGCCGTTTATGGATGGAATTGAGCTTGCGCAGAAGCTGAAGGTAAGATTCGAGCGTACAGTGATTGTATTTGTCTCCGGCCATAATGAATTTGAATATCTGCAGCAGGCGGTACGTACTGGGGTTAAAGATTATCTGCTTAAGCCGTTTGACGCGGAAGAGCTGGTCGCTATGTTGAACCGGATTAAGCCGGAGCTGCCCAATCTTCCTCAAGAAGGACTAAGCGATCAGGAAGAGCAAGCGGAGGGAACTTGGCCTAGCAGATCGGCAGCCCCTGCAGCCCCAGACCTTGGCAGCTTACGGGATGCGGTCATTATGGGGCTCCGCATGAGGGACAGCGAGGCGCTGGACGAGGTGCGCAAGGCGGTTCGTCAGCTGCGCGGATATCCTTGGAGGGATGAATACGCGGATGCGATGCTGATAGGAATACTATCCCTGGCTATGTCTTTTGCAAGTGAGCGGGGGATTCCCTATGATCAGCTCTGGGATGGGGCAGATACCACGTCTCCTTACCATCTACTGCGCGGATTGAATAACTGGGAAGAGGCCGAAGAATGGGTGGTCTCCTTGTACCGCAGACTGATCCTGTTGATGGATGATCTTCGTCCTACTAAGGCATCCCAACTGTTTGCAGCAGCGATTGCTTACATTGAGGAGCATTACTCGGACCCCGGGCTTTCTGCGGAGCAGGTTTCGAATGGAGTCTTTGTAGATCCGAGCTATCTAAGGCGTGTCTTCCGGAAGGAGTCGGGCTATTCGATCGTAGAGCATATCACGCATATTCGTCTGAAGAAGGCTAAGGAGCTGATGCTAACCGGCAATCGAAAGCTATCGGAGGTTGCTGAATTAGTTGGCTATAGCGATCCAAATTACTTCAGCAAGTCTTTTAAAAAGCGCTTTGGCATGACGCCGACAGAGTATGAGCAGCTGAAGAAAAAATACTAAGAACGGATTCCTGCGCGGAATCTGTTTATTTTTGTCCCGTTTTTTACAGAAAGAGCCCGTTTTGTTCCTTAAAGAAGGACATCGTTGTTGATTATACTAAGGACATGGTTGTGAAAGCGCAATCAAAGAGATGAATACAAGGGGGACAACACCATGAAGATGAACCGAAATCGATTCAGTGCAATATTGCTAACGCTTACACTGTCTATCGGGTTAACCGCTTGCGGAAGCAATAACTCGGCCTCTTCGGGATCGGGCAATTCAGAAGGGAATGCAGGCAATAGCACGATCAAGCTTAAGGTATACGCACAGCATTTTGATGAAGACACGTCTAAGCCCTTCGATTATGCAGTAGAGCAGTTGAAGAAGGAAATGCCGAATGTACAGATTGAGTTGGACCCTGCTGTTCAGGACGGTTATCAGAAGCTGAAAACCTATGCGGCCACGGGGAATATGCCCGACATTTATTTCACTGACTGGCCAACGCTCCAAACTCTGTCCAAGTCAAAGAACGTAGAATTGCTGGATGATTATGAAACGACAAGCGAGTTCAAGAAGAGCCTCAATCCGGGCGTGGATTCCCGCCTGGTTGCTCCGGACAATCATGTGTACGCTTACCCGGACACCGGAATTGAGTTCCAGATTATTTACTACAATAAATCGATCTTCGACAAGGTGGGGATCCAGACTCCGATCAAGACATTTGATCAGATGGCAGATGCCGCCAAGAAGCTGAAGGATGATGGTTACGTTCCAATGTCTATCTTCGCCAAGGAAAAGTGGATCACTACCGCATTCTATAACGGTCTTGTCACCCGTGAGCAGCCTGAAGGCTTTGGCGCTGTTGACCAGAAGGGTGTAAAGGAGCTGCCGGAGGCGTTCGTAACAGCGGCCCAGCAGATGAAGAAACTGCAGGAAGCCGGATTGTTCGATGCGAATGCGACCAACACCAACTATGACCAAGCTTCTTCCTTGTTCTATCAGGGGAAAGCTGGAATGTTCGTAAACGGACAATGGGAAATTTACAGCTCTCAGGAGAAGCTGGGGGACCAAGTGGATTGGATGTACTGGCCTGCCAAGGATGAGGCGACGTACGAGCAATCCAAGTACTTCATTAACGGTGCCGGTTCTCCGGCAGGCTATGCTGTATCCCCAAGCAGCAAGAATAAAGAGACGGCTGTGAAAGTGGCGGCCTTCCTGGCTTCAAAATCTGCCGAATATCGCTATTCTCAGCTTGGCAGTCCAATCGTAGCACCGAAGGTGGATAAGCCGATCCCGGCAAACGTTCCGGCTATGATGCAGAGGATCGTCAATGAGCTTCTTCCAAATGCTCAGAAGTATGCGCTCTTGCTAAATAACACTGCCATCCAAAATGCCATTAACGACAATACGCAGAACCTGCTTGTCGGCGGTTTCTCTGCGGATGACTTTGTGAAAAACTTGAATCGCGCCCTGGATAAGGAAAACTGATCATTAGAAATTGAACCGGAAGCAATCCTTAGCGGGCCCGCATAGTCCGCTAAGGACTGCACTTACGAAAAAAAGGGGGGAAGAGCAAGCAATGAATAATTACTTAGGCAACAAAAAGGCATTGGCAATTTTTTTGCTCCCGGCGCTGATCATATACAGCGTTGTTTTAATTTATCCTGTCCTTCAGACCGTTTTTCGCAGCTTCTATGACTGGGATGGACTCAGCACCCCGGTTTTCTCGGGGCTTAGCAATTATAAGGAATTGTTCGGTGACCCGCTTCTGGGAACCTCACTAAAGAATGGCGCGATCTTCGCCCTAGTATTGGTTGTTTTTCAGATCGGTCTTGGCACAGTGCTTGCCTTGATCTGCGCAGATCCTCGTACACGCGGCCGGAAGCTCCTGAAGACAGCCTATTTTGTTCCGGTAGTGCTGTCGGTTACCGTGGTCTGCCAGCTATGGATTGCCATGTATGATCCGACGAACGGACTTATTAATCGTTTATTTAGCCTGCTGCACATTCCATATGAGCAGAATTGGCTTAATTCTCCGACCCAATCTATCATTGCCATTGCCTTTGTCAATGCATGGCAGTTCATGGGTTATCAATTCGCCCTCCTCTATGCAGGGGTGAAGGCGATCCCCGAGGATTATTTTGAAGCAGCAACCATTGACGGCTGCAGCAAATGGAGAGCTCATCTGCATGTGACGCTGCCGCTCATGAGAGAAACCTTTAAATTCTGCTTTGTGATTGCCATTACATCTGGTATTGGTGCTTTCGTGCAGATGCTGATTATGACCAATGGCGGTCCCGGTACTACCAACTATACCTTGACCTTCATGATCTATCGTTACGCCTTTATGGAGAGTAACTACGGCTATGCTTGTGCCGTATCTGTGCTGCTGGTACTGATCTCGCTGCTCGCAACGCTCGTCATCAATAAGGTGTTCGACCGTGGACAACAGGCCTAACTGGCTAGGAATGAAAAGGAGAACAAAATGAGTAGAACGGCTCTGCGCAAAGTTGGACAAACCGTGCTTCAAATTCCCTTGTGGCTGTATCTGGTTGTTTCCATTTATCCATTGTTCTGGATGGTTTCCTACTCCTTGAAGAACAATGATGAGATTTTCGTCACGAATCCGTTTGGATTTCCGACACATTTTCGCTTTGAAAACTACGTCAATGCCTGGAAACAATTCAATGTGCCGCGATATTTTCTTAATAGCTTTGTTGTATCTATCGTGTCAACGGTACTGATCCTGCTCCTGGCCTTGATGTTTGCATTCGCCGTAGCGCGTATGAAATGGCGGTTCCGCTCAGCAGTACGAACCTATATGATTATCGGCATGTTTATGCCGCTACAGGTTATCATGATTCCGCTTGCGCTTCTGGTCCGGGATTTCCACCTGACCAATACGTATGGAGCGCTCATTCTTCCATACGTTGCCATCGGTCTTCCTTTTTCGACGATGGTATTTTACGGATTCCTCGTAGGGATTCCCAAAGAGATTGAGGAAGCAGCCTGTATGGACGGGTCCAGCATTTATGGCCTGTTCCTTAAAATTATTCTGCCGCTTGCGCTGCCTGCTATCGCTACAGTAGCTATTTTCCAATTTCTAAACAACTGGAATGAGTTCACGCTAGCCTATATTTTGATCTCTGAGGAGACGATGAAGACGCTGCCGCTCGGTCTTCTATTCTTCCAAGGCTCGTACAGCACGGATTGGGGAGCTATGGGCGCGGTGATGACGATCGCCTCGCTGCCGATGGTGCTTGTCTATCTGTTCCTGAGTGAGCAGGTAGAGCGGGCGATGACTGTAGGCTCTGCGGTGAAGGGCTAAACTGAGGAGGTTGTCATTTGAAGATCGATCAGTTGCATCTCAAAGCGCCAGGGAGCTGGATCAACGATCCCAACGGCTTTATTTATTATCAGGGTGAATATCATTTGTTCTATCAATACTTCCCATACGACACGATGTGGGGAACCATGCACTGGGGCCATGCCGTAAGCCAGGACCTGATAGACTGGGAACATCGGGGCATTGCGCTGTTTCCGAGCAAAGGGTACGATCGCAACGGCTGCTTTTCGGGGTCTGCCATCGAAGCAGAGGGCAAGCTGTATCTCTATTACACCGGGGTAAAATATGAGGCTTTCAATGAAGAAAATGTGCATCTCATTGTAGATCAGAGGTTTGAATCGAGCCAGGCTTTACTGGTTTCGGAAGACGGGATGACTTTTGATAATTTGAATAAGAAGCGTATGATCCTGCCACCCATTCTAGATCCGCAGCAGGGCGATCGGGCCCACACAAGAGATCCGAAGGTGTGGAAGAGTGAGAAGGGGTACTACATGGTCCTGGGTACACGTTCTGAGGGGCAGGGGAAGCTCTTATTCTACAGGAGTGAGGACTTACTCCATTGGCATTATGTGAACAGCTATTCAAGGCCCGACCTAGGCCATATGTGGGAGTGCCCGGATTTATTTCCCCTTACCGATCAAGAGGGTCAGGAGCATACTATACTCTTGATGTCACCGGAGGGAGTTCACGAGGGAGCGCTCTATTCGAGTCATGCCCTTTGCAGTTTGGTTTCTTTCCAGGAGGAGAATGCGCAACTAGAGATCACGAAGCCGTTCCAAATGGTGGACTACGGGCAGGATCTCTATGCGCCTCAGACCAATCTTGACGCGGAGGGCCGCAGAGTTATGATCGCCTGGATGCGTATGCCGAAGAGGGTGGAATCTGCTGGGGAGAAGCCATGGATCGGGATGATGTGTCTTCCCCGAGTCATAGAGGTCACGCGCGGCCATATTTATTTTAGAGTACATCCTCAGGTAATGCAGAGCTTTAAGAGGGAGCTGTCCTCTCTTCAGGAGCTTGACTACAGCAAGCCGTTTCATATTAGCGTGTCCTTCGCTACAGGGGATGCTATGAATATTGGTGGTTACCGGATTGCGCTTGAACAAGGCGCCCTTTGTACAGATCGCTCCAAAGTTTTTGAGGGGCTGGAAGGAAGCGGAATGCAATTTCATACTCCTGAGATTGGTTCAGCATGCAAGCTGGATATCTTTGTGGAGCCTAATCTGATTGAAATCTTCGTTAACGAGGGCGAGTATGTGCTCAGCAATATCGTGTATGGCTTGCGAAGCACGCTGAGCAGCACCACTTTCTTTAAAGTGTGGGTACAGTAATTTCAAGATCAAAGGCCTTTCCTGATGGAGCGGAAGATGCAGTCCGGTCCGTTGGGAAAGGTTTTTTAATGCATCTATAGGTGCGAGTACGAATGGGTATTTCTGAGCGAGGCTGTGCTTGCTTGGCATTGTTTAAATTCGGGGATTGAAGGTTACATAAAATAGAGCTGAAGCACTAACCCTATTATTAATAATATAACCTTAAGAGGAGGAGAAGCAGATGGCTGATCAATACACCATGCAGGACCCTTCCGTACAATATCCGAAGGCAGGACCCGAATGGAAGCAGAAGCAGGAGGCGCCGGGGATTCAGCAGGAGATGCAGCCGGTTCCAGACTGCGGGGAGCAAAGCTACCGCGGCACGGGCCGATTAATCGGGCGCAAAGCGATCGTAACTGGGGCTGACAGCGGCATTGGCCGGGCAGTGGCTATAGCCTTCGCTCGTGAAGGTGCGGATGTTGTGCTGTCCTATTTGCCAGAGGAAGAGGCGGATGCCCAGCAGGTCGTGAAGCTGGTACAGGAAGCAGGGCGCACTGCGGTAGCTGTGCCGGGTGATCTGCAGGATGAGCAGTACTGCCAGCAGCTTGTAAATACGGCTGTGGAGAAGCTTGGCGGACTCGACATTCTTGCTAACGTTGCCGGTATGCAGCAGTTTGTGGAGGATATTGCCGACCTTACGACAGAGCAGTTTGACGCCACTTTTAAGACTAATGTCTACTCCTTGTTCTGGATCTGTAAAGCCGCGATCCCGCATATGAAGCCGGGCAGCACGATCATCAACACTTCCTCGATCCAGGCTTATAAGCCTTCGCCAATTCTGCTGGACTATGCCACAACCAAGTCGGCGATCAACACATTCAGCAAGGCTCTGGCCGGACAAGTAGCCAGCAAGGGAATCCGGGTGAATGTGGTGGCTCCGGGACCGGTATGGACTCCGCTACAGGTGTCCGGCGGTCAACCGCAGGAGAAGCTTGCGCAGTTCGGGGAGCAGACCCCGCTGGGCCGTCCAGGCCAGCCTGTAGAGATGGCTCCGGCTTATGTGTATCTAGCCAGCCCGGAATCAAGCTATGTAAGCGGCGAAACGCTCAATGCGAACGGCGGTACGCCAACACCGTAAGGATATATACGAAGTAGATATGCCTGCTGCCCAGTTCGGTTTAGCCGCTACAAGAAGGGCGTCTGGAACCTTGCCGCAGTAGAGGTTTTGCTAACGTTTGCTGCCTGATATAACCGCAGGCAGGAAGAACCTGCTGTCACACTGAATTGTGGCAGCAGGTTTTTTTGTATTTTGGTTAATAGACATGTAAAATTTCTTCTTTTTCTACCGATAAAAATGAAAGATGAACGATGGCTTTAACGCAAAAAAGCCATGATGCTATAAGGTGTTAAAGTAATCGGCCGCATCTATGATCTTAAGAAGGAGAAATGCGAGTATGACAGCCAAGAACAACTCTCACAAAATGAAAGATGAGGTCGTGATTGATCCGGTCAAGAAACTGATCCATATTACTCTTGAAGGGTACCCGGATTTAGCAGAAACCCAAAGAGGTACCAATGAGCTGGAGAAGAACGTAAATCTGATGCCCGATGTAGCCGAATGGGCGATCATTGTAGATTCGACAGCTCTGAGTACTTTTTCACCGGATTTGCTGCCGATTCTCAAGCATTGCTACAAAGCGATTTATGAGAGGTTCAGAGTAGCAGTTATTGTGAATCCAACCCAGACGGTAGCTAATATGCAGCTAAAGCGGATTGCTCGTGAGACCAACTTCAGCGGTAAATTTGTTGCAACAAATGAAGAGGCTATGAAGGTTTGCTTCGGATAAGATAAACTTGCAAGAAGAGAGTAGACTAAATCGACTGTCACTTCTTGTTCTTCTGTTTCGGCATCATACAGAAGTTCCCCACAACTTGACTAACTAAGATTTATTAACATCCCTAGATCATGTCGAAAAAGAGGAGGCAGCTCGCTAAATGAGCTATGTTGCTATTAAAAGTACGGCGATTTATCATCCGGAGGACCGGGTAACACTCGAAGAGATGATCGAAGAGTTTCGAGGGCAAGGCAAAGAAATCGAGCGCTTGCTTGAGGCGATCGGCCGAAAGGATAGATATCTGGATAAGTCAGGTACACAGACCCCGATCACGATGGCGATTGAAGCCTCTCGCAAGGCTCTGGCTCAATCAGGAATTACAGGACAAGATCTGGATATGATCTGCTTCTCAACGGCAACACCAGAGTATCTCGTCCCGCCGAATGCCGCCTTCGTGCATAAGGCACTGAATGGGAAGCATGAGGCCATGGTCTATGATATCAACGCAGCCTGTGTAGGCATGGTGGTGGCCATCGAGCAGGCGACCCGTTACTTGCAGTCTCATCCTTCAATGAAATACGCTCTTGTTGTCGGTTCAGAACAAATGAATCGGTATGGGGCGGAGACGGACGAACTGGTCAAATCCATCTTTGGTGATGCGGCCTGTGCTGTCCTGCTGGAGAAGACGGAGGAGAAAGCCGGTGTTATTGATTCTATCTTCTACACCAACACCGAGCAGATCGGAGGGATGGCTTTCCCTAAGAGCGGGCTGTCCAGAATGTATGCCGACCAGGATACGGCAGGGAATATGCTGCATGCCGATCCCGATTATGATCCCCTCAAATTGGCTCCCGTAGCGGCCGAGAATATTCAGAGACTTCTAGTGAAGAACCAATTTACCAAAGCCGATATCAGCAGGTATTTTCTGTCCCAGGCGAATTATCGCTCCCTGCCGATGTTTGCGGAGATGCTGCATGAGGAGATGGATAAGTTCGTGTTCATTGGCTTTGAATATGCTTATACAGGCACAACATCTCCGTTCCTGGCCCTGCATACGGCAATTGAGCGGGGAGAACTGCAGAGGGGAGATTTGTTCATCCTGTGGTCGATTGGGGCCGGAGATGTCACCTGTGCAGTCCTTTGCCGTTATTAGTTATAATTTTGAATAGGTAGAAGGCAAGAGAATCGAAATAGACTTCCTCTAAGGGGCTGCTGATGCAGTCCTTTTTTTATGCCGGAATGGGGAGAGTAGCTGCACTTCTGATGATTAACACTAAATGGGGGGATATGTATGTAGATTGATGGTGGGGATTTTTCTGGCTTCTGGCTGGAATGGCTCTGTTACTTCGAGAGAGCCCACCTGGTGACTCGAAAGCCAGCAGGTGAGTCCTTACAGCTAACATCTGATATTATCCGCGTTGACGCTGTCTGCGCCGCGCTCTCTGCCACTTGGCCATCTTAATCCCAATAAATAGGACCAGAAGGGCTCCTGCGGAAAGGCAGAAGTATAAGAAGAACTTCTCAATCCAGGCGAATACAGCCTGCCAGTGGTCCCCGAACAGGTAGCCGATGCTGAAGAACACCAGCACCCAGAGGGCAGAACCTATATAAGCGTACAGCGCAAATTTGCGGAAGGGAATTCCAATTATACCTGATGCGTAGCCGATAACCTGGCGGACGCCAGGAATGAAGGGGCCAAGCACTAGCAGCTTGCTGCCGTACTTTTTATAATAATCCCGGGTCTTGGTGATTGCAGCCGGCTTAAGGAAGATCCATTTCCCATAACGTTCAATCAGCGGATTCCCCAATTTGAGTCCAATCCAATAGGTAATGGTAATCCCGATCAGCGCTCCGGCATA from Paenibacillus sp. CAA11 encodes:
- a CDS encoding DedA family protein; the protein is MDVIKLVERLFAEYGYLLLILGLPVDAIALPIPPGNTTLAYTGYMVYENMMGLVPALLSAYAGALIGITITYWIGLKLGNPLIERYGKWIFLKPAAITKTRDYYKKYGSKLLVLGPFIPGVRQVIGYASGIIGIPFRKFALYAYIGSALWVLVFFSIGYLFGDHWQAVFAWIEKFFLYFCLSAGALLVLFIGIKMAKWQRARRRQRQRG
- a CDS encoding ketoacyl-ACP synthase III, which produces MSYVAIKSTAIYHPEDRVTLEEMIEEFRGQGKEIERLLEAIGRKDRYLDKSGTQTPITMAIEASRKALAQSGITGQDLDMICFSTATPEYLVPPNAAFVHKALNGKHEAMVYDINAACVGMVVAIEQATRYLQSHPSMKYALVVGSEQMNRYGAETDELVKSIFGDAACAVLLEKTEEKAGVIDSIFYTNTEQIGGMAFPKSGLSRMYADQDTAGNMLHADPDYDPLKLAPVAAENIQRLLVKNQFTKADISRYFLSQANYRSLPMFAEMLHEEMDKFVFIGFEYAYTGTTSPFLALHTAIERGELQRGDLFILWSIGAGDVTCAVLCRY